The proteins below come from a single Candidatus Falkowbacteria bacterium genomic window:
- a CDS encoding methyltransferase domain-containing protein — translation MEQKFLKAIQADEDAYYMSCPEVVGEHIANQLSRFNSAVELCCAVGMAVIPLARRMEKVIGVDISPDRIKDAKYNAELYGVADKIEFIVGDVLDENLLKNISAEVAILDPDWSVAGEKKSLHVDNIEDTQPSMKAMFDLTKRYITSNIVIRVPKNFTFETLSYFGCCRLENIIWGGKTRFKLAYFLDGINENSESDFYFDKPLSTEL, via the coding sequence ATGGAACAGAAGTTTTTAAAGGCTATCCAGGCTGATGAGGATGCGTATTACATGAGCTGCCCCGAAGTCGTCGGCGAGCATATCGCCAATCAGCTGTCACGCTTCAATTCGGCGGTCGAACTGTGCTGTGCTGTCGGCATGGCAGTGATACCGCTGGCTCGCCGCATGGAAAAAGTGATCGGAGTGGATATCAGTCCCGATAGAATCAAGGATGCCAAATATAACGCCGAACTGTACGGTGTTGCCGACAAGATAGAATTCATAGTCGGCGATGTGCTTGATGAAAACTTGCTGAAGAACATTTCGGCAGAGGTTGCTATACTTGACCCGGATTGGAGCGTTGCCGGCGAAAAAAAATCCCTCCACGTTGATAATATAGAAGACACGCAGCCGAGCATGAAGGCGATGTTCGATTTGACCAAGCGCTATATCACATCGAATATAGTGATCAGGGTACCGAAGAATTTTACCTTCGAAACTTTGTCATATTTTGGCTGCTGCCGCTTGGAAAATATCATCTGGGGCGGTAAAACAAGATTCAAGCTGGCCTATTTTTTGGACGGAATCAATGAAAACAGCGAGTCGGACTTTTACTTTGATAAACCCTTATCTACTGAATTATGA
- a CDS encoding DUF1653 domain-containing protein, with protein sequence MKLGKYQHYKGNYYEVIGVAHHSETLEELVVYRALYEHEKFGDNSLWVRPMKMFLETVVIDGKEILRFKPVGD encoded by the coding sequence ATGAAATTAGGAAAGTACCAACACTACAAAGGGAACTATTACGAAGTCATTGGCGTGGCGCATCATAGCGAAACCCTTGAGGAATTGGTGGTCTACAGGGCGCTGTATGAGCACGAAAAATTCGGTGATAATTCACTGTGGGTTCGGCCGATGAAAATGTTTCTTGAAACAGTCGTGATTGACGGCAAGGAAATCTTGAGATTCAAGCCGGTAGGAGACTGA
- a CDS encoding TVP38/TMEM64 family protein — translation MAIKHKREILVTAAIIILFLVSSYYSGRYAEAIREWMSVRNGVGIFAYFLGELLATVVAPVSALPLLPLAVALWGSFWAAIISFAGWLAGSVIAFLLARRFGKPLVARFFEIDKLERIEKVIGEHNLFVTIVVLRIILPADLLSYTLGLFTSISFTPYFWATALGLLPFSFIFSYAAAWPFALQLLLAVAGFALAIWWAKRAKIF, via the coding sequence ATGGCCATAAAACACAAAAGGGAGATACTTGTTACAGCTGCTATCATAATACTGTTTCTGGTTTCATCATATTACTCCGGACGATATGCCGAGGCGATCAGGGAGTGGATGTCAGTCCGTAATGGCGTGGGTATTTTCGCTTATTTCTTGGGTGAACTGCTGGCAACGGTAGTGGCCCCAGTCAGCGCTTTGCCTCTCTTGCCGTTGGCAGTGGCGTTATGGGGCAGTTTCTGGGCCGCAATCATAAGTTTCGCTGGCTGGCTGGCGGGTTCGGTTATCGCCTTCCTTCTGGCACGACGTTTCGGTAAGCCCCTGGTGGCGCGATTTTTTGAAATCGATAAACTGGAAAGGATAGAGAAAGTTATCGGTGAACACAACCTGTTTGTCACTATCGTGGTCTTGCGCATCATCTTGCCGGCCGATCTGCTAAGCTACACCCTAGGTCTCTTCACCTCGATCAGCTTTACGCCGTATTTTTGGGCAACAGCCCTAGGCCTGCTGCCTTTCTCATTCATCTTTTCCTATGCCGCAGCTTGGCCTTTCGCGCTCCAGCTATTGTTAGCAGTTGCCGGATTCGCCTTGGCGATCTGGTGGGCGAAAAGAGCGAAGATTTTTTGA
- a CDS encoding HIT domain-containing protein — translation MECMFCDKKVLGKEEVMRNATCIFLSSNGYNPEGVLEGAGVIIPFAHKATPFDLSDEEVLDMFNLLKEVRKYLDEKYGPSGYTIGWNVGKVSGQIEPHHVHLHVMPRYDDEPLAGKGIRNFLKQKSNSRIKAVRES, via the coding sequence ATGGAGTGCATGTTTTGCGACAAGAAAGTTTTGGGAAAAGAAGAGGTTATGCGAAATGCGACATGTATTTTTTTGTCTAGCAACGGATATAATCCAGAAGGTGTCTTGGAAGGTGCTGGAGTCATCATCCCGTTCGCTCACAAGGCCACCCCTTTCGATTTGTCAGATGAAGAAGTTCTTGATATGTTTAATTTGTTGAAAGAGGTTAGGAAATACCTGGATGAGAAGTACGGGCCAAGCGGCTATACGATAGGCTGGAATGTGGGAAAAGTCAGCGGGCAAATCGAGCCGCATCATGTCCACCTGCACGTAATGCCAAGATATGATGATGAGCCCTTGGCCGGAAAAGGCATCCGTAATTTTTTAAAACAGAAAAGCAATAGCAGGATCAAGGCAGTTCGCGAGAGTTGA
- a CDS encoding DUF1801 domain-containing protein: protein MKDLEQIFTALKSILERYNPPLIVKGANTAKPQYILWSVKDVVIAGRPRKEIAFAGLIIQKSYVGFYFMPTYANDELKKFFAPGLLKLLKGKSCFHIKELTPELQKEIEQALDLGWKRYEKNGWV from the coding sequence ATGAAAGACCTTGAACAAATCTTTACTGCGCTCAAGAGCATCCTTGAGCGCTACAACCCGCCTCTGATTGTAAAAGGTGCCAATACCGCCAAGCCACAGTACATTCTTTGGTCGGTGAAGGATGTTGTAATTGCTGGACGCCCGCGCAAAGAGATCGCTTTTGCCGGCCTAATAATCCAAAAATCATATGTCGGCTTTTACTTTATGCCGACTTATGCTAATGACGAATTGAAGAAATTTTTCGCACCTGGCTTGCTGAAGTTGCTTAAGGGTAAAAGCTGCTTCCATATCAAGGAGCTCACCCCGGAGCTGCAAAAAGAAATCGAGCAGGCGCTTGATCTCGGCTGGAAAAGGTATGAAAAGAATGGCTGGGTTTGA
- a CDS encoding PEP-CTERM sorting domain-containing protein encodes MRKILVSVIVLAILSTGTAFALPWTQTFAQVSVEPFNFVEGFILSGQRFSTASPENGINFDGIGNILNPGWHGDRPNQNYVRAWGSSDNYLVWDSVFDGRTYEGSPLGISIFWFFYNTPSIDAPPQGQINLLTFQTNYYNGSWQMYSSIHENSFGPIPNMYASDMVDYRAEDFAELRGEWTVPTDQSAPVPEPATSVLLGIGLASLAIYGKRRQNRNQLAATSI; translated from the coding sequence ATGAGAAAGATCCTGGTATCCGTAATCGTTTTGGCCATCCTGTCCACCGGCACCGCATTCGCTTTGCCCTGGACGCAAACATTCGCCCAGGTATCGGTCGAGCCCTTCAACTTCGTCGAAGGCTTCATCCTCTCTGGTCAACGGTTTTCAACAGCATCGCCAGAGAATGGCATCAACTTCGACGGAATCGGCAACATTCTGAATCCGGGTTGGCATGGGGATAGGCCGAACCAAAACTATGTTCGCGCCTGGGGGTCCAGCGATAATTATCTCGTCTGGGATTCCGTTTTCGACGGAAGGACTTATGAAGGCAGCCCCTTGGGGATCAGCATTTTCTGGTTTTTCTACAACACCCCCAGCATCGACGCTCCGCCGCAAGGGCAGATCAATCTGCTGACGTTCCAGACCAACTACTACAACGGATCGTGGCAAATGTACTCAAGCATCCACGAAAACAGCTTCGGACCCATTCCGAATATGTACGCCAGCGACATGGTCGATTACCGGGCAGAGGATTTTGCCGAACTGCGGGGGGAGTGGACCGTCCCGACCGACCAGTCGGCGCCTGTGCCCGAACCCGCCACCAGCGTCCTTTTGGGAATCGGTTTAGCCTCCTTGGCCATCTATGGCAAAAGGCGCCAGAACCGCAACCAGCTGGCCGCAACGTCCATCTGA
- a CDS encoding NUDIX domain-containing protein has protein sequence MRRVICVVVIDQGRILLVRKGEFWILPGGKPEDGEADLDCLMRELGEELSGLEMEPPVFLGEFIGTAPYKGYTFAAQVYMADGSGKVFPKAEINAAEWTDQPETYNLSDALIKIVAHLRQQGYL, from the coding sequence ATGAGAAGAGTCATCTGTGTAGTGGTTATCGATCAAGGGCGTATCCTGTTGGTGCGCAAGGGCGAGTTCTGGATTTTGCCGGGCGGCAAACCTGAGGACGGCGAGGCTGACCTTGATTGCCTCATGCGGGAATTGGGCGAGGAGCTTTCAGGACTCGAAATGGAGCCGCCGGTCTTTCTTGGGGAGTTCATCGGCACAGCGCCTTATAAGGGTTACACTTTTGCCGCTCAGGTCTATATGGCCGACGGCAGCGGTAAGGTCTTTCCTAAGGCCGAAATCAATGCGGCAGAATGGACCGACCAGCCCGAGACTTACAATCTCAGCGACGCCTTAATCAAGATCGTCGCCCACCTCCGTCAGCAGGGCTATCTGTGA
- a CDS encoding peptidoglycan DD-metalloendopeptidase family protein, with product MNMKSSVQPFRKMYWLALPTAIILFAVGFLFVQGQEDNATIDREVDKINKEIKARRQKSEEIQKKQEEYAKALAEKKNEKATLVDQLGVLDNRIAATMLEIERLQVEIDETTLEMKKTTIEITNKEEEIKREKDHVGTVLKLLYKRDRANALEVLLLNDSFSEFMNQVKYLEDVNQELADSLEDLRKLHDDLQAKKSALEVKNKKLAELKKGLDDKRVSLESEKEDKNFLVVQTEESEQQFQRLIAQAKQEQSAAAAEVVQLEQLMREKLSKKQQQKLEQNPAGMIWPVSKNTITTYFHDPDYPFRYIFEHPAVDIRAKQGTTMRAAASGYVARAKDAGMGYSYIMIVHGNNLATVYGHVSKIMVEEDQYVVQGQPIGLSGGMPGTPGAGKLTTGPHLHFEVRLNGIPVNPLEYLP from the coding sequence ATGAACATGAAAAGCTCCGTGCAGCCCTTCAGAAAAATGTACTGGCTTGCCTTGCCTACGGCGATAATCTTATTCGCTGTCGGCTTTTTGTTCGTGCAAGGGCAAGAAGACAACGCCACCATAGACAGGGAAGTTGATAAGATCAATAAGGAAATAAAGGCTAGGCGTCAAAAATCAGAAGAAATACAGAAGAAGCAGGAGGAGTACGCCAAAGCATTGGCCGAGAAGAAGAACGAGAAGGCAACTTTGGTTGATCAGCTGGGGGTATTGGATAACCGTATCGCTGCGACCATGTTGGAGATAGAGCGCCTGCAGGTTGAGATCGATGAGACCACTCTTGAGATGAAAAAGACCACGATTGAGATAACCAACAAGGAGGAAGAGATCAAACGCGAAAAGGATCACGTCGGTACGGTGCTCAAGCTTTTATACAAAAGGGATCGCGCCAATGCCCTTGAGGTCTTGTTGCTGAACGATTCATTTTCAGAGTTCATGAACCAGGTCAAATATCTAGAAGACGTGAATCAGGAACTGGCTGACAGCCTTGAGGATTTGAGAAAACTTCATGACGATCTTCAGGCGAAGAAGAGCGCTCTGGAAGTGAAAAACAAGAAGCTGGCTGAACTGAAAAAGGGCCTTGATGACAAGCGCGTCTCGCTCGAGAGCGAGAAAGAGGATAAGAATTTCTTGGTCGTCCAGACCGAGGAATCGGAACAGCAGTTCCAGCGCTTGATTGCCCAGGCCAAACAGGAACAGTCTGCCGCCGCCGCCGAAGTCGTCCAATTGGAGCAATTGATGCGCGAGAAGCTTTCGAAGAAGCAGCAGCAGAAACTTGAACAGAATCCTGCCGGGATGATTTGGCCTGTTTCCAAGAACACCATCACCACGTATTTCCACGACCCCGATTATCCTTTCCGATACATCTTCGAGCACCCAGCCGTCGATATCCGCGCCAAGCAGGGAACGACCATGCGTGCCGCTGCATCAGGCTACGTTGCTCGGGCCAAGGATGCGGGCATGGGGTATAGCTACATTATGATCGTCCATGGCAACAACCTTGCTACGGTCTACGGCCACGTTTCCAAGATAATGGTTGAAGAGGACCAATACGTCGTCCAGGGGCAGCCTATAGGCCTCTCAGGAGGCATGCCAGGCACGCCAGGAGCAGGCAAGCTGACGACTGGTCCCCACCTTCATTTTGAGGTCAGATTGAACGGCATACCAGTAAATCCTCTGGAATATCTTCCGTAA
- a CDS encoding NUDIX domain-containing protein: MNGRFLVATGAIIENAATGKILLLKRSDEKDFSPGIWEYVTGRLHQFEEPEVGLRREVMEETGADIEIIKPISIFHIFRGERIAENELVGIMYWCKTNTDDIRISEEHSDWRWVTPEEAREMVTKQSMLEDIEAFINERGK; the protein is encoded by the coding sequence ATGAATGGAAGATTTTTGGTCGCCACTGGGGCGATAATCGAGAATGCGGCTACTGGCAAGATATTGTTGCTCAAGCGAAGTGATGAAAAGGACTTTTCTCCTGGAATCTGGGAATATGTCACGGGGCGCCTTCACCAATTCGAGGAGCCGGAGGTCGGCTTGAGGCGCGAAGTCATGGAAGAGACCGGAGCAGATATTGAAATCATAAAACCGATTTCGATTTTTCACATCTTTAGAGGCGAGAGGATCGCTGAAAATGAGTTGGTCGGAATAATGTATTGGTGCAAGACGAATACCGATGATATCAGGATATCTGAAGAGCATTCGGACTGGAGGTGGGTGACGCCGGAAGAAGCACGGGAGATGGTTACCAAGCAGAGCATGCTTGAAGATATCGAAGCCTTTATTAATGAGCGAGGTAAGTAA
- a CDS encoding NUDIX domain-containing protein, producing the protein MEITKHFTATTFIVHKDKVLLHHHKKLCFWIPVGGHIDRDELPQAAALREVREETGLDVELYSPDPQIEMGDVMQLIRPAHLLLEDINQFHQHIDFIYYATSQTDALNPQDGETSKLKWFTADEIRTIEDAPANVKPLALEAIELLGQR; encoded by the coding sequence ATGGAAATTACCAAGCATTTTACCGCTACCACCTTTATCGTGCACAAGGACAAGGTGCTCCTGCATCACCACAAAAAGCTATGTTTCTGGATTCCGGTCGGAGGCCATATCGACCGGGACGAGCTGCCCCAGGCGGCAGCCCTGAGGGAGGTGAGGGAAGAGACGGGCTTGGATGTTGAGCTATATTCTCCTGATCCGCAAATAGAGATGGGCGACGTGATGCAGCTGATCCGTCCGGCGCATCTCTTGCTCGAGGATATCAACCAATTCCACCAGCATATCGATTTCATATATTACGCCACTTCTCAGACGGACGCACTCAACCCGCAAGATGGAGAAACGTCCAAGCTGAAATGGTTTACGGCGGATGAGATAAGGACGATTGAAGACGCTCCGGCGAATGTAAAACCGCTGGCTCTGGAGGCGATTGAATTGTTGGGTCAAAGATAA
- a CDS encoding nucleoside triphosphate pyrophosphohydrolase — protein MSMEYDKLVRDKIPEIIKAKGKLPITHIAAAGEYGEALERKLHEEVAEFLENPSAEEAADILEVLHAICVLKNVDLSSLEAVRRKKAEERGGFGQRIILERVVE, from the coding sequence ATTAGCATGGAATACGATAAATTAGTCAGGGACAAGATTCCGGAAATCATCAAGGCAAAAGGTAAGCTGCCGATCACCCATATTGCCGCCGCTGGGGAATATGGCGAGGCGCTTGAGAGAAAGCTGCACGAAGAGGTGGCTGAGTTTTTGGAAAACCCCTCGGCAGAAGAAGCCGCTGACATTTTGGAAGTCTTGCATGCGATATGCGTTTTGAAAAACGTCGACTTATCAAGTCTTGAGGCTGTGCGTCGTAAAAAGGCAGAGGAGCGGGGAGGATTCGGACAAAGAATAATCCTGGAAAGAGTGGTAGAGTGA
- a CDS encoding tyrosine-type recombinase/integrase, with translation MSKSQKPIIDYLYDFLDYLEIEKGLASESQKNYSRFLKKFFDWLEDTDLAELKPGQLTADHVWKYRLYLSRHQSERSRANLKKSTQNYYLIALRNLLAYFVEKDITSLPPDKIKLAKEKSDKQVTFLKIDQIEKLLLAPDTTSVSGLRDRAILETLFSTGLRVAELTRLDRDQLKIKPGSNTFLEISITGKGSKVRTVYFSERTVQWLAKYLAKRSDIDPALFINFTTAQQKSESRRLTVRSIENIVKKYIKISGLPIMSSPHTLRHSYATDLLSQGVDLRLVQEFLGHANIATTQIYTHVTNKQLRDVHQKFHSGKNLKN, from the coding sequence ATGAGCAAGTCCCAAAAACCTATAATCGACTACCTCTACGACTTCCTCGACTACCTCGAGATAGAAAAAGGTCTGGCCTCTGAGTCGCAAAAAAATTATTCACGATTCTTGAAGAAATTTTTCGACTGGCTGGAAGACACTGACTTGGCCGAACTCAAGCCAGGCCAGCTGACTGCGGATCATGTCTGGAAGTACCGGCTCTACCTCTCTCGTCACCAAAGCGAACGGAGCAGGGCGAACTTGAAGAAGAGCACACAGAACTACTACCTCATCGCCCTACGCAACCTATTGGCTTACTTCGTGGAAAAGGACATCACTTCCCTGCCGCCTGATAAAATAAAACTGGCCAAAGAGAAATCGGACAAACAGGTGACCTTTTTAAAAATCGACCAGATCGAAAAGTTGCTCCTAGCTCCGGACACGACCTCGGTCAGCGGCCTCCGTGATCGGGCCATCCTTGAGACTCTTTTCTCGACCGGACTGCGGGTGGCCGAGCTGACCCGCCTTGACCGCGACCAGCTGAAAATCAAGCCGGGGAGCAACACCTTTTTAGAAATCAGCATTACAGGCAAAGGCAGCAAGGTCCGCACCGTCTATTTCTCTGAACGGACAGTGCAGTGGCTAGCCAAATATCTGGCCAAGCGCTCGGACATCGACCCTGCCCTGTTCATCAACTTCACCACGGCCCAGCAGAAGAGCGAGTCGCGCCGCCTGACCGTCCGCTCGATCGAAAACATCGTCAAGAAATATATCAAGATTTCCGGACTGCCGATAATGTCCAGCCCGCATACTCTCCGCCACTCATACGCTACTGACCTTTTATCCCAAGGCGTCGACCTGAGGCTGGTCCAAGAGTTCCTTGGCCACGCCAATATCGCCACTACCCAGATCTATACCCACGTGACCAACAAGCAGCTCCGCGACGTGCACCAGAAATTCCACTCTGGCAAGAATCTCAAGAACTAG
- a CDS encoding type 1 glutamine amidotransferase-like domain-containing protein: MKLLLTSAGLSNKSIAEALVDLAGRPFAELNLAFVPTAANVEAGDKWWLINDLVNCKNLGFKSIDIVDISALPKDIWQPRLEAADVFLFGGGNTFHLMYWLQKSGLSALLPELLETRVYVGISAGSMVACKSLDLSMSEKLYDDVPGEYDKDEGLDYVDLLVRPHLNSPYFPNLNMENLEKLAVDFPETFYALDDQSAIKVDGGRTVVVSEGVWKKFN; this comes from the coding sequence ATGAAATTATTATTAACCTCAGCCGGGCTGTCGAACAAGTCCATCGCTGAAGCATTAGTTGATTTGGCCGGACGGCCTTTTGCTGAGCTGAATCTTGCTTTCGTGCCGACCGCCGCTAATGTCGAAGCGGGTGACAAATGGTGGCTGATCAACGACTTGGTGAACTGCAAGAACCTTGGCTTCAAGTCAATCGATATCGTTGACATCTCGGCGCTGCCGAAAGATATCTGGCAGCCTCGTCTCGAAGCGGCCGACGTTTTTTTGTTCGGCGGCGGCAACACCTTTCATCTGATGTATTGGCTGCAAAAGTCCGGTTTGTCGGCGTTGTTGCCAGAATTGCTTGAGACTAGAGTATATGTCGGGATTAGCGCTGGCAGTATGGTGGCGTGTAAGAGTCTTGACTTGAGCATGTCAGAAAAGCTTTATGATGACGTGCCGGGGGAATATGACAAGGATGAAGGGTTGGATTATGTCGATCTTTTAGTCCGACCGCATCTGAATTCGCCATATTTCCCGAATCTGAATATGGAAAATCTGGAGAAACTGGCGGTGGATTTTCCCGAGACTTTTTACGCCCTTGATGACCAGTCGGCGATCAAGGTGGATGGCGGGCGAACCGTGGTGGTTTCCGAAGGGGTTTGGAAGAAATTCAATTGA
- a CDS encoding NUDIX domain-containing protein → MSHKERFRAYVAAYLVLVKDGQVLLLRRYNTGYQDGNYSLVAGHLDGGETASQCIIREAAEEAGIVLESVDLEVSHVMHRISSDREYFDIYLTASKWSGEVKNMEPEKCDELAWYPLDNLPKNVLPEVKQALDDIRMGVHYSEIGL, encoded by the coding sequence ATGTCACACAAAGAACGATTCAGGGCCTATGTCGCGGCCTATCTGGTTTTGGTCAAAGATGGCCAGGTTTTGCTTTTGCGGCGCTATAACACCGGGTACCAAGACGGCAATTACAGCTTGGTGGCCGGACATCTCGACGGCGGAGAGACGGCCTCGCAATGCATCATCCGTGAAGCGGCAGAAGAGGCTGGAATCGTGCTGGAATCGGTCGACCTTGAAGTCTCGCATGTCATGCATCGCATCTCATCGGACCGGGAATATTTTGATATTTACCTCACGGCCAGCAAATGGAGCGGGGAAGTCAAGAACATGGAGCCGGAGAAGTGCGACGAATTGGCCTGGTACCCTTTGGATAATCTTCCGAAAAATGTTTTGCCCGAAGTTAAACAGGCATTAGATGATATCCGCATGGGGGTTCATTATAGCGAGATAGGATTGTGA
- a CDS encoding histidine phosphatase family protein gives MAVSITYFVHGTTTDNEQGISSGWYDVELSELGIKQSLALKEIVKDKHFDIVFCSDLVRAVRSAELTFGGAAKIVSDARLRECNYGEYNAKPSAIVEPMQELNIMGRFPGGESYEDVKKRIAEFVDFLKTNHDGKSVAIVAHKAPQLALDVLLKGMSWDQAFADDWRKRKAWQPGWKYEIK, from the coding sequence ATGGCAGTCAGCATAACTTATTTCGTCCACGGGACCACAACTGATAATGAACAGGGAATCTCTTCCGGCTGGTACGATGTCGAGCTTTCCGAGCTGGGCATCAAGCAGTCTTTGGCCCTTAAAGAAATCGTCAAGGATAAGCATTTCGATATCGTGTTCTGTTCGGATCTGGTCCGAGCTGTCCGCTCCGCCGAGCTGACCTTTGGCGGCGCAGCCAAGATTGTCAGTGATGCCAGGCTGCGCGAATGCAACTACGGCGAATACAACGCCAAGCCGTCAGCTATCGTCGAGCCGATGCAAGAATTGAACATTATGGGGCGGTTTCCTGGCGGCGAGAGCTATGAAGACGTTAAGAAGCGGATCGCTGAATTTGTTGATTTTTTGAAAACGAATCACGACGGCAAGTCCGTGGCCATCGTGGCGCACAAAGCTCCGCAATTAGCCCTGGATGTGCTGTTGAAGGGAATGTCTTGGGATCAGGCCTTTGCGGATGACTGGCGCAAACGAAAAGCCTGGCAGCCCGGCTGGAAATATGAAATAAAATAA
- a CDS encoding glutamate--tRNA ligase — MSTRVRFAPSPTGFLHIGSLRTVLFNYLIVKALEGTFILRIEDTDQKREVAGAAEHLVEILAWLDIHFDESPLSGGPFGPYVQSQRRDIYDRYAAEILESGHAYRCFCSSEEIAAMKEEQMANKLPPRYDRRCRNLSSEEVEARVARGDAFTIRQAMPLEGEVTAFDELRGDITFKAENLEDHVLIKTDGMPTYQFANVVDDHLMEISHVVRGDEWLSSFPKNVLLYRNFGWEPPKFVHIPLVLNKEGGKLSKRHGDVAVEDYRTKGYLPEALLNFCALLGWHSKSDTEIMPLDQIISEFKIKDIGTSPAIFDTEKLDYINGHYIRQKTVHELVDLVLPYLVEGKLLDVQDGQWLNNLTGEKVSRQQLELFVGLAHDRLKKLSEINDLTDYLFQPKLKYEGSLLVWKKSDAETTKKNLEAAADVLERIPETEWTRFTIEEALMNHIRSAMITVGEVLWPARVAMTGRDKSPGPFEVAEALGKEKAIDRIRAGAVKLK, encoded by the coding sequence ATGAGTACTCGCGTCCGTTTCGCGCCATCGCCGACCGGTTTCCTGCATATCGGCAGCCTGCGCACTGTCTTATTCAACTACCTCATCGTCAAAGCACTGGAGGGCACTTTCATTCTGCGCATCGAGGATACCGACCAGAAACGCGAGGTGGCTGGTGCCGCCGAGCACCTGGTCGAGATTCTGGCCTGGCTCGATATCCATTTCGACGAGAGCCCGCTTTCCGGCGGACCGTTCGGACCCTATGTCCAGAGCCAGCGCCGCGATATCTATGACCGGTACGCCGCGGAGATTCTGGAGAGCGGCCACGCCTACCGCTGTTTCTGCTCGTCCGAGGAGATCGCGGCCATGAAGGAGGAACAGATGGCTAACAAGCTGCCGCCGCGCTACGACCGCCGGTGCCGCAACCTGTCCTCGGAAGAAGTCGAGGCTCGCGTCGCTCGAGGAGACGCCTTCACCATTCGCCAAGCCATGCCGCTCGAGGGCGAGGTCACGGCTTTTGATGAGTTGCGCGGAGACATCACCTTCAAGGCGGAGAATCTGGAGGACCATGTGCTCATCAAGACTGACGGGATGCCGACCTACCAATTCGCCAACGTGGTCGACGACCACCTGATGGAGATCAGCCACGTGGTGCGCGGCGACGAATGGCTTTCATCCTTTCCTAAGAACGTTTTACTCTATCGGAACTTCGGCTGGGAACCGCCCAAGTTCGTCCACATCCCGCTGGTCTTGAATAAGGAGGGCGGCAAGCTCTCCAAACGCCATGGCGACGTTGCGGTCGAGGATTACCGAACGAAGGGGTACTTGCCGGAGGCGCTGCTCAATTTTTGCGCCCTTCTGGGCTGGCATTCGAAGAGCGATACGGAAATCATGCCCTTGGACCAGATCATCAGCGAATTCAAGATCAAAGATATCGGCACCAGCCCGGCGATCTTCGATACCGAGAAGCTGGATTATATCAATGGCCATTACATCCGCCAGAAGACGGTGCATGAGCTCGTTGACCTGGTCTTGCCGTACTTGGTCGAGGGTAAGTTGCTTGATGTCCAAGACGGGCAGTGGCTCAATAATTTGACGGGAGAAAAAGTCAGCCGCCAGCAGCTTGAGCTGTTCGTCGGCTTGGCTCATGACCGTTTGAAGAAATTATCAGAAATCAATGACCTCACCGACTACTTATTCCAGCCGAAACTGAAATATGAAGGTTCGCTTTTGGTCTGGAAGAAGAGCGACGCCGAAACCACCAAGAAGAATCTCGAGGCAGCAGCTGATGTCCTTGAGCGCATCCCCGAAACCGAATGGACCAGGTTCACTATCGAAGAGGCACTGATGAACCATATCCGAAGCGCTATGATCACCGTCGGCGAGGTCCTCTGGCCGGCACGCGTCGCCATGACCGGCCGGGATAAAAGCCCAGGACCATTCGAAGTAGCCGAGGCTCTAGGTAAGGAAAAGGCGATTGATAGGATCAGGGCTGGAGCTGTGAAGTTGAAATAA